A single Diceros bicornis minor isolate mBicDic1 chromosome 7, mDicBic1.mat.cur, whole genome shotgun sequence DNA region contains:
- the LOC131408031 gene encoding olfactory receptor 51V1-like, giving the protein MSVLSDSKISNSTFILMGFPGLEWEYPWLSIPFSCIYTMVLSGNCLLLHVIHTEPNLHEPMFYFLAMLALTDLCMGLSTVHTVLGLLWGLSQEISLDACITQTFFVHGLSGIESGVLLAMAFDRFTAICNPLRYTSILTNTRIINIGLTILGRSFLFITAPIVRLKFFHYCRPHILSHSFCLHQDLLRLACSDIRFNSFYALTLVICTLLLDSVLILISYILILHSVLTIASREERLKALQTCVSHICAVLVFYIPIIGLTMVHRFGKHLSPAVHVLMGNIYILFPPLMNPIIYSVKTQQIRSRIQRWFTKQN; this is encoded by the coding sequence ATGTCTGTTCTATCTGATTCCAAAATCAGTAACTCCACTTTTATCCTTATGGGTTTCCCTGGCCTGGAATGGGAATATCCCTGGCTCTCCATCCCCTTCTCTTGTATCTACACTATGGTCCTCTCAGGAAACTGCCTGCTGCTCCATGTAATCCATACTGAGCCAAACCTGCACGAGCCCATGTTCTACTTCCTGGCCATGCTTGCCCTCACTGACCTGTGCATGGGGCTGTCCACAGTGCACACGGTGCTGGGACTCTTGTGGGGACTCAGCCAGGAGATTAGTCTGGATGCCTGCATTACTCAAACCTTCTTTGTTCATGGTCTATCAGGTATAGAGTCTGGAGTCCTTCTTGCCATGGCCTTTGATCGTTTTACTGCAATCTGCAATCCTCTGAGATATACATCCATTCTCACCAATACCAGAATTATCAACATTGGTCTGACTATTTTAGGGAGGAGTTTCCTGTTCATTACTGCTCCCATTGTCCGCCTGAAGTTCTTCCATTACTGCCgtccccacatcctctcccactCTTTCTGCCTGCACCAGGATCTACTCCGGCTAGCCTGCTCTGACATCCGCTTCAACAGCTTCTATGCCTTAACCCTGGTGATCTGCACACTGTTGTTGGATTCAGTGCTGATTCTCATCTCCTACATCTTGATCTTGCACTCAGTCTTGACTATTGCATCCCGGGAGGAGAGACTCAAGGCCTTGCAGACTTGTGTCTCCCACATCTGTGCAGTCTTGGTTTTCTATATTCCAATCATTGGTCTGACTATGGTGCATCGCTTTGGGAAGCACCTCTCTCCTGCAGTCCATGTCCTCATGGGCAACATCTATATTCTTTTCCCACCTTTGATGAACCCCATCATCTACAGCGTCAAGACCCAACAAATCCGTAGCAGGATCCAGAGATGGTTCACTAAACAAAACTGA
- the LOC131409068 gene encoding olfactory receptor 52A5-like, whose translation MSITNGTVFMPSVLIFIGIPGLETVQCWIGIPFCAMYIIALIGNSLLLIIIKSEPSLHEPVYIFLAMLGATDIALSTSIVRKMLGIFGFHLPEIYFDACLFQMWLIHTFRGIESGVLLVMALDRYVAICYPLRHATIFTRQLVTHIGIGVTLRPAILVIPCLLLIKFHLKLCRTRLISHTYCEHMALVKLATEDVYINKFYGLLGAFIVGGLDFILTTLSYIRIFTTVFHLPQKEARLKAFNTCIPHICVFFQFYLLAFFSFFTHRSGSYIPSYIHITLSNLYLLVPPFLNPFVYGMKTKHIRDKIVKMFCSKDQG comes from the coding sequence ATGTCTATTACAAATGGCACTGTGTTCATGCCCTCTGTGCTGATCTTTATTGGGATCCCTGGCCTGGAAACTGTACAGTGTTGGATTGGGATTCCATTCTGTGCTATGTACATCATTGCTTTGATAGGAAATTCTCTACTTTTGATCATCATCAAATCTGAACCCAGTCTCCATGAGCCTGTGTATATCTTCCTGGCCATGTTGGGAGCCACAGACATTGCACTCAGCACCAGCATTGTCCGAAAGATGCTTGGAATTTTTGGGTTTCACTTGCCTGAGATCTATTTTGATGCTTGCCTCTTTCAGATGTGGCTTATCCACACATTTCGGGGTATTGAATCAGGAGTCCTGCTGGTCATGGCTCTGGACCGCTATGTAGCGATCTGTTATCCTCTGAGGCATGCTACCATATTCACTCGACAACTAGTCACTCATATTGGAATTGGGGTGACATTGCGGCCTGCCATTCTGGTAATTCCATGTCTATTGCTCATTAAGTTCCATCTGAAACTTTGCCGAACAAGGTTAATATCCCATACTTACTGTGAACACATGGCCCTTGTGAAGCTTGCCACCGAAGATGTTTACATCAATAAATTCTATGGTCTCCTTGGAGCTTTTATTGTTGGTGGCCTCGACTTCATTTTGACCACCCTCTCCTATATACGAATATTTACCACTGTCTTTCACCTGCCCCAGAAAGAGGCACGTCTTAAGGCATTTAATACTTGTATTCCCCACATATGTGTCTTCTTCCAATTCTATCTCcttgcttttttctccttttttactcACAGATCTGGATCTTATATCCCGTCATATATACATATCACCTTGTCCAACCTTTACCTACTAGTTCCGCCTTTTCTCAACCCTTTTGTCTATGGGATGAAGACCAAGCACATCCGAGATAAGATAGTAAAAATGTTCTGTTCCAAAGACCAAGGTTGA